The following proteins come from a genomic window of Methanosarcina sp. MTP4:
- a CDS encoding helix-turn-helix domain-containing protein, which produces MTSNESSENLRNRLAEKMAGEITLSDKPGESLKKWRLNFEISQTDIANYLKVSPSVISDYESGRRKSPGTLIVRKIVESLIEIDLERGGKKIHAYETMLSSENSSKAIYSTYEYTIPIQLAKLVNLIEAEVVYKGSERPLYGFSVIDSQRAILELSSHEFQKLYGWSTDRAMIFTKVTTGKSPMVAIRVTNLKPGAVVLQGLRKEEVEPVAVKMAEVDRIPVLATTMDLDQIIQTLKKYSKYHVKE; this is translated from the coding sequence ATGACATCCAATGAATCATCAGAAAATCTTCGAAACCGCCTGGCGGAAAAAATGGCTGGAGAGATCACTCTTTCGGATAAGCCGGGAGAGTCACTGAAAAAGTGGAGGTTGAACTTTGAGATCTCTCAGACCGATATTGCAAATTACCTGAAGGTTTCCCCCTCCGTTATCAGCGACTATGAAAGCGGGAGAAGAAAGTCCCCCGGGACTCTTATCGTCCGGAAAATCGTGGAGTCCCTGATCGAGATTGATTTAGAGCGGGGCGGAAAGAAGATCCATGCTTACGAAACAATGCTAAGTTCTGAAAACAGCTCGAAAGCTATTTACTCTACATACGAATACACTATCCCCATACAGCTTGCAAAATTGGTTAACCTGATCGAAGCTGAAGTGGTCTATAAAGGATCTGAGAGGCCTCTTTACGGTTTCTCCGTGATCGACAGCCAGCGTGCAATCCTGGAACTCTCTTCCCACGAGTTCCAGAAACTCTATGGCTGGAGTACGGACCGGGCTATGATCTTTACCAAGGTGACAACCGGGAAATCTCCCATGGTAGCTATCCGGGTCACCAATCTCAAACCCGGGGCAGTTGTGCTCCAGGGGCTTCGAAAAGAAGAGGTCGAGCCTGTTGCCGTTAAGATGGCAGAGGTCGACCGCATCCCTGTTCTTGCAACTACCATGGACCTTGACCAGATCATCCAGACACTTAAAAAATACAGTAAGTACCACGTGAAGGAATGA
- a CDS encoding hydroxymethylglutaryl-CoA synthase produces the protein MTIGIVSYGAYVPRYRIKIEEIARLWGDDAEALKKGLMVYEKSVPDVDEDAATIAVEAARSAVARSEIDPSRIGAVYTGSESHPYAVKPTSTIVAQAIGATPVMTAADFEFACKAGTAAVQACMGLVSSGMIDLGLAIGADVSQGAPSDALEYTAAAGGVACIIGSKESEIAAIIEDTYSFTTDTPDFWRREGMPYPEHGGRFTGDPGYFRHVTNGARGLMEKMGTKPEDYDYVVFHQPNGKFPTRAAKMLGFSRAQIEPGLVVPKIGNTYSGSCLMGIAATLDQAKPGDRIFATAFGSGAGSDAFSITVTDKIEEIRNRAPTVSELIKDPIYIDYARYAKHKGKIRLA, from the coding sequence ATGACCATTGGAATCGTATCATACGGTGCATACGTCCCGAGATACCGTATAAAAATCGAGGAAATCGCCCGGCTCTGGGGCGATGACGCAGAGGCCCTGAAAAAAGGACTCATGGTATATGAAAAATCCGTTCCTGATGTTGATGAAGACGCAGCTACCATTGCAGTTGAGGCTGCAAGGTCTGCGGTGGCAAGGAGCGAAATTGACCCCTCAAGAATCGGGGCTGTTTATACGGGTTCTGAAAGCCACCCCTATGCTGTAAAACCCACCAGCACGATTGTCGCTCAGGCTATCGGGGCAACCCCGGTAATGACTGCGGCAGACTTTGAGTTTGCCTGCAAGGCAGGGACTGCGGCAGTCCAGGCCTGCATGGGGCTTGTGAGTTCCGGGATGATCGATCTTGGCCTGGCAATCGGGGCTGACGTTTCCCAGGGAGCCCCCAGTGACGCGCTCGAATACACTGCAGCTGCAGGCGGAGTTGCCTGCATTATCGGAAGCAAAGAATCCGAAATTGCTGCTATCATTGAAGATACTTACTCTTTTACAACTGACACCCCTGACTTCTGGAGAAGGGAGGGAATGCCCTATCCGGAACACGGAGGACGCTTTACGGGAGATCCCGGCTATTTCAGGCATGTTACAAACGGGGCCAGAGGGCTTATGGAAAAGATGGGGACAAAGCCCGAAGATTACGATTATGTGGTTTTCCATCAGCCAAACGGGAAGTTTCCGACCAGAGCTGCAAAGATGCTCGGTTTTAGCAGAGCCCAGATTGAGCCCGGGCTTGTGGTCCCGAAGATCGGAAATACCTATTCCGGTTCCTGCCTTATGGGCATTGCGGCAACCCTGGACCAGGCAAAACCCGGGGACCGGATCTTTGCGACGGCTTTCGGGTCCGGGGCAGGGTCCGATGCCTTCAGCATAACGGTCACCGACAAAATCGAAGAGATCCGGAACAGGGCGCCGACGGTTTCCGAACTTATCAAGGACCCTATATACATTGACTATGCACGAT